The Carassius auratus strain Wakin unplaced genomic scaffold, ASM336829v1 scaf_tig00022697, whole genome shotgun sequence genomic sequence CAGCCGCTCCGCACAGATgagggtacaaacacacacacacacacacacacacacacacacacacacacacacacaccctcagagaTCAGCCGCTCCGCACAAATgagggtacaaacacacacacacacacacacacacaccctcagagaTCAGCCGCTCCGCACAGATgagggtacaaacacacacacacacacacacacacacaccctcagagaTCAGCCGCTCCGCACAAATgagggtacaaacacacacacacacacacaccctcagagaTCAGCCGCTCCGCACAGATgagggtacaaacacacacacacacacacacacacacaccctcagagaTCAGCCGCTCCGCACAGATgagggtacaaacacacacacacacacaccctcagagaTCAGCCGCTCCGCACAAATGAGGGTACAAACAGGAAATGTCTCCGCAGCCCAAACAGGAAACAGGCAGTAGTGTCAGGAAGTCTGCCATCCTGACAACAATAGATCTCAATGTGGCGTGTGATAGCAGAGATGAGTGTGTGAAGAGCTGTGGTGTGCTCTAATGAAAGCGTGTCACTGACCGCGTCACGCTCAGAAGTACTCATGAAATAATGTCATTTCACCCTAAAATCCAAAGGACAAAGAGGCCTAAACGAAATGacgcacttaaaaaaaaaatatttggctatatgacattatttttaaGACAGTTAAGCATATTTAACGTACAGATCCTCCATACTGAAACATTTCCCTCTATAAATTTAACTAGATTGTCTGAACTGTAatgaatttactgtattttaaaatgaccataatacagtgattttaaaatcaaatcaaaataaatcagTTAAAACAATTATGATTTAGAAACCGTTTCTTTGTTTTACCATTACAGTAAAGTGAgggagatttgtgtgtgtgtgtgtgtgtgtctctgtgagtgtgtgtgtgtctctgtgtgtgagtgagtgtgtgtgtgtgtgtgtgtgtgtgtgtgtgtcgggtgTAGCGTGTGCTGATCATCTGCTCCTCTCAGGACGTGGGGATCCTGATCAACGGCAGCATGCCAGATCTGCAGGGTCTGGAGGTGAAGTGTGAATATGACGTGGGAATCGTCACAGTCGCCACCGTACATCTAGACTACGGCACAGCACAGATCCAGACCTGCCCTCTTCCGCCCCCTCACATGTATCCCACAAACCCTTTTGGGAGAGGTACACACACAGCCGACACAGCTTGAGCGGGCAGAATCCAGCTCCTCTCATTCTTTGCTGAATCATCTGGAATAATCTGTCTGTGTGTAGATCATGTCACGGTCCACGTGGACATCAGTGTTAATCATGTTCCTGTGGTCTCCGGGAGATTCATCGTTTACGATTGCAAACAAACTGGAAAAATCCACTTTGAAAATGCgtgagtaaacacacacacacacacacacactcatgctcatgcatgtatatattgtcAAGGCAATACTCACAATTACATCTGTAGAATGATTTTAGGCAGTTATAGCTATGACCAATAGTATATATGCTATTACTCTCATTTTTGTgggaaatacaattaaatgttccATAACCATTGGGTGACACCTTGTTTTGGAAAATCCAGTGAATGAAAGGTACTTCATctcttttgattatttttcactttatttataaCTTGACAAGATTATTCCTAACAAACCAGTGGATCTCACACTGCATATGAAGCGTGACACATTATAGACCGCACACATCTCCAGACTGTGGTATAATCTGTGCTCACCACATCACAGAGCACAGACAGTTTATAGCACTGATGGGCCACAGGACTGTCAGGTGTGTGTGAGTTCATCTACACGTGGCCGTCTGTGAAGGTGATAATAAGCTCAGGGCCGCAGGAGAGGCAGTGCAATGTGTAACATCACATCTATAACAGCGTCTTCTGCATCATCTGCTGGTTGATGTCATTTAAAACATTCACACCAGTGCACGCTCTTCACACTGAGCTATATATGACTCTAAAACACCCCAAACTGAGCACATCACATGAACACGAACCACTAACAGAGACAAGATATAACTCACGGAAAAAAAAGACTTTACAAAGTCATGTAATTATAAAACACAGATTTTCTGGTTTGATGTGTAGGTGTTtttaacagaaaaagagaaagactTGATCACACACAGTGAGATAAGAGTGtttgtgataagtgtgtttgagGTGTCTGgttactctctctcacacacacacacactgtcggCCCCCCAGAGAGACTCTCAATCAGACATCAGTCACTCCAGCAGGAGAGATAGGAGACCGCAGAAACACCccgcacactctcacacacactcacacacacacagagcagcgcTGGAGTttatcttaaacacacacacacacctcctctcTGTCAGTGATAGCGGTGTAATGAATGCCTGGCTAATTGTGTGGCTCCGCTGATGCTCATCTGTGTTTGTGAGGATGAAGCTCCTCTGCTCCTCCTGCAGACACACAGCACTCTCTCATCTGTTAGTCAGcatgtctctctcacacacacacacacacacacaatctgtgtACCTTTCTGTTCTTCAGTTATCTGGTCTTTTCCACAGCGTCTCAGTGTGGGACGCTCGGCAGATATCTTTAAAGGGTTAACAGAGGGTGTGACCTAAAAAAAGTTCAAGAAGCACTGCCGTAAGAACACAGACTAGGATCCATTTCTCAGTTTATTCTTTCAATGAGCACAACAGCATCTATGAAGCTGAACACATCCATTTCTCAAtcagaaacacaaaaacagcaaaacTCCACAGATCTGATGAATGATGAAaacagacagccaatcagaatccagtctGAGGATTCGGAGGAAGAACTGAGAAATGTGCCGTAGTGACTGATAACAAATGATGTTCAGAATGCCACTTTTCAGCAAAAGCCATGTTGCATATTTCATGATAAATATTGTCCAAGTTCACTAGTTCTTGACCCCCATGAGTAAAGCATCAGCGTTCAGTCGGTCCCTGACCCTCGGTGAGGATGAGAATGTTTCTGACCAGTCTTTTGTCGTCCTGTAGGTGCACGAGCTGTTTGAGTGCTGCGTGGCGCTGTTACTGGGACCCGAAGCTCAGTGAGTGTGTTTCCAGCAAGGACAACACAACGTATGCTCTTCTGGAGGTGAGCGGCGCTCAGAGTTATATAGCTCCATACACTGGGTTCAAACCAagtcaaatattaaatatgatttaaaacctCAGATTAGACGGAAGGATCCTTACATTGTTATAGTACACAGAAAGCACTATAGATTGATCCTCTGTCCAAACCCTAGAGAGCAGCCCAGCCACACCTCATCACAGACATGACAGATTAATAATGTGTCCTTAGCGGAGAATacaatcccagcatgcactgcaacAGACTCAGGGAAATAATAATCAGAGAGCAAGAGAAAGGTGCACCATATTTCCTatacaaatgtacaaaaacaaaGTCACCAGAACAATGAATGAAACCCAGAGTAACAGTCAGTAAATCTAGTCACTGTTATTTGAGTTTAgacaaactcaaaactaaaaaCTGAAAGTGACAATGCTCTTGACACTGATTTCAGTGATTTCTCATGTTACtgatttcagtgtgcaaatgatGGAGAAACAGAGGCATTAGACTCCTCTGTGTATAAGATAATGAACGAGATTTCTAAATCAGTCCTCTCCCTACCTGCATTTTCTCTCACTCCATCCACCATATTGGgttgattttctttttcacaaCAGAGCTTTGTTTTCAAGACTGAAACAGATTGTGTAAGACATGCAGGATTCATTCTGAGGAAAGAGGAACTCTGCATCTGAGACAGCTGACGGTTCACATGATCTGACGGTGCAGAGCTGAATATTTCACCTGACTGAAACCAGTCATTTCAATCCCCTTACTGAAAACACTGGCCGTCAGTCCATATCCCCCCATTCACACTATTAATGATCGCCTTACAGCTGTCTTAGATAATCATAATATGTTTGCTAAATTTCAGGCTTTTTTTCCATTGGTTCGTACTAAAACGGCTCCTCTTAGAGTTTTAAATGTCTTAAGGTTGGTTCTGGAAAGGCTGGTTCTGTTAGATCTTTTAGCTCCTTTTGATACTGTTGATCATTGTCTAATAGTTGAGAGGCTCAAACAATGTGTTGGTATCTCTGGAACAGCCTAGAAGTGGTTCTCTTCATTCTTTTCAGACAGGTCTTTTTCAGTCCGAATCAGCAGCATTTCTGTCCTGTGGTGTTCCCCAGGGTTCTGTTTTGGCTCCATTGCTTTTTGCTTTAGATTTGCTGCATTTTGAGTGATTAATAAGTACATTTCATGGTGTTTGTTGTCATTGTTATGCAGATgacattcaattatatatttagcttatatatttagtttattaatcCACGTGAAATGACTCTCTATTCTTaactgcatgtgtgtttttatgggCAGGCTTTGAGTCTCGATCAGCATGTTAATTCTCTCGTTCATACTTGTTTTTATCAGTTGAGAAACTGATAAACATCCACATTAGAAATGGAGATgatcatacatctttttatttccttttgctttgattattgCAGTTCTCTTTTTGTTGTCTTAATAATTCCTCCTCTAAATGATTACAAGTGGTGCAAAATccttaactaaaaaaataaatacttacataAATGGTTCTCCTAATTTAAGGCATAATAAAGACATAAGTAGGGCAAAGCAACTTCATTAAACTgcacatttaaattcatttagacCATTTAACTAATTTATAGAACAAATGTGCTCCACAAGCCTAGTTCAGACTGTTCCAGTAATTGCCCTGAAATAGAGAACTGGCAGAAGAAGCAGATGATTTACTGTAACACCCACCATAACACACAACTGCTGAGACACTGAGAGCACAGCATTCCACTGCATTATGTGTGAACTGTATTGTGATGCACTTCAGAATGCCACAACACAcaacaaatacattattttgtagAAGTGCTTACATTCATGTACTTGCAGCGAGTTTGTTCAGTTAATAGACTTGAGTGCTTTCTACCCCCTCTCTGtgttttcatattattcatatcAGTAACAACTGTAGTTATACCACAGTAGATACATAAAGCATTGCTTCCTGTggatatacatacacacacacacacacacatatatatatatgtgtgtgtgtgtatatccacAGGAAGCAATGCTTTATGTATCTACTGTGGTATAACAGATGTAGAAACATGCTGCTATGTAACTATATATgaaagataatataataatataacacaaaGCCATTTAGTTTCAGCTTTAATAGTcatggagaggagaggagaggaagtcTGGAGACaggaaaaatgtaaaagtttgtttATACGGTACAAAAGTATAATttcaaaatgacttaaaaaaactGCACTTCTCTCTCATTGTTATCTTGAAAATAACATGCATCACTGAATTGTGCAGCGTAAAAACAGACTTCTGGGAAAAATATGTTGCAATTCAAGAGACTTTTTGGtcaacatgccaaaaaaaaaattgttttctttttcccaTGTGCTAACACTCCATCTTTCCATAAAAACAGTGAGGGCAGAATGTGGTGTGATTGTGCTTGTATAGCCATAAATAACTGTGTGCCCACCCTTCCTCTTTTGTTGACAttttccctcacacacacacacacacacacacaggagactGTTCGCATTCATGGTTCTCTGTTCACTgttgtttttgcagttttttctcATTTGTTCTTGCCTTTTGTTTCTGTCCCAGAATTCCTCGTCCTGTCCCAGGATGGTGGCCTATGATGTTCCTCCACTGCCGTCTGGAAGCACTCGTGTCTACTCCCTGGAGCTCGAGAACATAGAGCATGTAGGACCCTAgtgtctgtacacacacacacacacacacacacacacacacacatctgtggtCTGGGGACACGGCTCCTGTCAGGGCTCTGTCTCAGTATTGATGGGCTTTGGTTTGCACAGCTCTTTTGACCCTCTTTAGTCACTATTCACACTCTTGGCtgctgtcagtataaaatatcatgCTGCTAGGGTCAGGGTTAGTGGATGCTGTTTGTAAAGTCTGGAATACACAACATCTGCAACGCAATCCAAAAAAACATGCTGACTTCCACTGGACGAGTGTTTTCTGCTGATCCTTACAAACGGAGCGATGATTAtgttattttctgtggtaatgaGCCTGCCATCTCAAACTTTGAGGTCTTCTGTGGACCAGAAATGAGGTAGAATCACTGAGATGTGCTCTTCTGCAAACTGAAGAGTAATGTAGCTACTTTTCACAGACATGCAGCAGCCACATCCAGCAGAACACAGGCTTTATTAAGCTAGCTGAAGCTAACGGCTAACTGCTGGAGCTCATGCTGTGTCGTAGACTTCAAGAGGCTCTGACAGCAGGCCCGGCTCCACAATCAAATCACTGAGGGTGCTTCTTAAATTAGTGAGGGTGCTGtaactatatgtatatattggtATCTGTTACTGTGGTGCAAAGAGTGTTCCATTCATAATCACTAAAGAGCTGGCATTCATCACAGTTCATCCCGATCTCACAACGATacattattatcaataaattaaTCCTCATTATTAGCATAAAGACTTTGTTTTAATGAGATGATTCGCCAGAGCAAAAACCCAGTGAGAGGATTCTAACTTAAACGTCTCTGATTTAAGAAATCAACGGATATGTCCatgattggctacattgctcaacGCTGCAAACACATGAGCCCAAACCATACTGCACTGCATAGTTTGCCAAATATTCAGTAAAATGCCATGAATAGAGCTTTAAGTGATGGTGCTTTTGATTTCGTCTGAGGGTGCTCAGCAAGCTCACACAGACGCAGACTCCTTCTACTGTTGTACTGTGGATAATGAAGGCCTCGAAGCACTTCCTCTCCGTGTGGGTCTGTATTATGACTTCCAGATGGCTTCACACACGTTTATGTGTGCTGGTCTTCATCATGATGTCTCTGTGTTATGAGCATGTTCTCAGCACTGGTTGAGTGTGGGAATCCTCCTAGAGAGAAGGAGGATACTATCAGGAGTGTGATGTGACTGTGTGTGGTTCGGGGGGTTTGCATGGTATcactgagagatgcacagagatcTTTTGTCTGTCTGATGGTCTTGTGATGTTGTCTGAACATGCCTTCAGCCTGATGGGATTGGACATAGCTGTGGCTCTGCTCGtcatgctctgtgtgtgtgtgtgtgtgtgtagggcacTGAGCTGGACTGTGTCTTCAGCGACGGGCAGCTCGACAGAGCACAGTGGCAGGACGGGCTGTCGGTGACCTGCAGTGGAGTGACCGTAAGTTCATCCAACACATCCGAAAcacgtttgattgacaggcggtCCCACCACACACTAATGCATCAACTCCAGTCTGAATGTCTCGTTTCACTCTCAAATACATCAGTATGATCATACAGTGGGTTTCATCTTAACTTTTAAGTGTTTGTAACTGTAACTCAAATCTTCGATTTACTGATGGATAAAAGTGCTTCATGTGGTTCTGCAGCTCATATCTACAGTGTGGAGCAAGATATTCAATCTGAATCTGCGGAGAAGAGGAACCAACACATATATAGACAGTCCAAAGCCCATGAGAggtatcatcacacacacacacacacacacacacacacagtctgataaCAGAAGGTTCACTGGTGTCCTTGAGGAAGTGTGTGAAATCTGTGCAGTAATCATATTAATTTAATGCTGAGCATGTGCTTCATCACCATCAGACTGTCTTCTGCTCACACTGACtcataacaaacacacacacacacaggggggGGTTGGGgattttgtcaggtttagctcagtaaacacacacacacacacacacacggggggggggttggggattttgtcaggtttagctcagtaaacacacacacacacacactcacagctcaGTTGTCTGAATGGGCATATTCCATTCTATGGTTTTTAAACAGATAGAAGCCATGGGCGGAGATTATTTTACAGAGGACCGTTACACCCCTTCACCTACCAGCATACAGAacctgttcatccatccatccgtccattaACAAAGTATTATATCCCCAAAAGAAGGTTTTGGGAGATTCTGTCAGATTTAGCTCATTTCTGTGTACAAATTCATctgcaaaatatgaatatgaacaaCTTCTTAATCAACATAAAGATTTTAAGCAAAAAATCTGAATGTGGATCATAAtgatttttagaaatataatgaaataaagaaagatttgttttcttttggaataaaaaaaaaaattgtaatacattttacaagtcattctatttcaaaatttgaggtttaatttaatgtgttaatttgacacacacacatacaaaaatttTTTGAGTGAATATTATTTCTACATCATGTTGGTCTGTGAGGGAATGTATGTATTTTGGTactgattttacattttagatagtttttcataattttaaccaCCTTCGTCTTCACTAGTAAACTTGAGCTcatgaaaaatttacatttaatatttacacttaataattacatttaattcaaagaGAAATTTCAGCACAACCAGTTCTTGTTCATTAATGGTTGAAGCATTCTCATGTTTGTGTTTGCTGCTCACTTCCCACATCAAGAACCCTGTTGTTTATGGGTGTACAGTGAATAATCCAGTGAGCAGCAGCTGTCGTGTTTTAACACAGATATGATCAAATACACAGACGTGAAGCTGTCATGTGCTCTAGTACAACACTGCACTCGCTGGCGGCCTTGCTTGACACTGGCTGGATGTCACGTGTGACCCGGGATAAAGCAAGGGTTCAGACTTCAGAGGACAGATGTgtaacaatgtgtgtgtgtgtgtgtgtgtgtgtgtgtgtgtgtgtgtgtgtgtgtgtgtgtgtgtgtgtgcagtggagGTGTACAGCTGCAGTGCGGGTGACAGCGACTGCTCTCAGTGTTTGGGCCGTCAGATGCAGGGCCACATGTGTGTCTGGTGTGAGAACAGCTGTCAGCAGCGGGACCAGTGCCACTCCATCACCACACGCTGCCCAGACCCACACATACATAAGGTAcagcactctcacacacacacacacacacacacacacacacacacacacacacacacacacacacacacacacacacacacacacacacacacacacactctctctctctctctctcacacacacccattTGCTCTCTCTATCTACCTCTCTCTCTTGCTATTAAGCAGTCTCCTTGAAATATTAAGAAATACAGTGAGTGCCTCACACTTCTTTCTGCAGCTGAATGTGTTTAAAACAGCCTGATACTTGCTCTGTTCGCAccttcttctgtctctctctctcacttcactAAGGGTGTAAATGAAGAGAAAAGCAGGTAAAATGACGTGAACCGGGACTCATTACACTCAGAGTGCCAATGATGCTCGCAGGACTGTTTACAGCATCTTTTCATCTCACACGTGTCTTTACATATCCTACTTTGATGGGTTTCACTCTTTTTATGCAGTATTATCTTTGTGATGAAAGTTAACTACAGTCTGCACTAGCAACAGTCACCTGAGCTAAACAGTTCACATCACCTGCAAAACTCATTCCAAGCAACACAActcttaacacatggctcaaaacaGGCTCAGTGcagaaaaacactacacacaaccctcactgagagaacacacaccgtcactcagaacacactgagaggaGTTTctaaacacttataaatcatacagaatgagtttttttgagaaagtaaaaatgcacaaagtttcctgtgagggttagggttaggtgtagggttggtgaagggacatagaatatacagtttctacagaataaaaaccattacacctatgggatgaacacactttacacaaaaacaaacatgtgtgtgtgtgtgggagtgtgtgtgtgtgtgtgtgtgtgtgtgtgtgtgtgtgtgtgtgtgtgtgtgtgtgtgtgtgtgtgtgtgtgtgtgtgaacgtgtttgagtgtgtatgtgtgtgtgtgtttataagatTGTTTATAAGCTGTTTAGTCTGAAGCCCTGAATGACTTATGGTTACCCAAACCATAATGAACATATAAATATGGTAGGTCTATGATAACTGTTCTGTCATGATCTTCTCATGTCTCAGCTGTCTTCTGTGTGAAACTGACCGTGTCtgacatgcaagtgtgtgtgtttttactggttcagttgtgttgtgttgtgttgcagGTGGAGCCGCTGTCCGGGCCGCTCACGGGGGGCACACTGCTCACTGTGCAGGGCAGGAACCTTGGACACAGGACTGATCAGCTCAACGTCTCCATCGGCCATGTGCCCTGCAGCTTACTGCCACAACACTACACTGTTTCagtcaggtacacacacacagatcacacactcacacccttcatcagctctgcacacacacagtacCTGCTGTTTGACTGAGTGACAGATCCTGCAGTGAAGTTTATAACACACAGATCATCATTTGGACGTGATTGACAGTTCAAACTGATGTGATGTTGATTTGAGCTTCACTTAATGTCGGAGTTAATCTGTGCTTCAGTTTTTACACATTTCACACTGGACACTGTTTATTGCACAAAAGTAAATAATGATCCATTTAGTCTAGAATGCAATGTAGGCAGAAAGCATGTTTATCCTTGTTGCAGCTAAAGCCATATTTAGTGTCATCTGTGTTGTGCTGTAGTTTTATTCATGGTTTTTGAGGGCGTCACACAGCTAATTATCCAAACTTCACCAAATGACAGATGAGTTTGTGCTAAAACATACGTCGTGATTGCTGGACTGGACACACAGTGTTGATGTCAGAGCATTGGCTCGTGATCCAGCAGTTTGTGTCTGTCACAGGTTGGTTTGTGAGACTGGTGTATCATGGAAACGGATGAGTGATCGTGTGAGCGTGAGTGTGGACGGGAAAGCAGTGGGCGTTTCGAAGGACATCTTCTCCTATGTGGTATGTGCAACCCTTTTTTCTCTGTTCACTTCCCTCTCACACCTTCAGATTCAGCATTCACTCTTTACTCTTCATCCCCATTTATTCTCCCTTCACACCCTTCAGTGCACGTTAGACGGCTCATCAGGGATATCACAGAATATGCTAACAGATGCTGATGGCACGATACTCACGATATCTCAACATTATCTCCCAGCTATCACGTGATGTGATGACATGTTTGACAGCATGAACTCTCTAGATCAGTCTGATCCCCGGCACAAGGGACACAGGCTGTTATCTGAGCCAGTTCCTGAGCTCATGTCATTTCCACTCAGCATTGAGAGATACTGTACAGTGGCTCCGGCATGTGTGGTTTGTTTTAGAAATGAATGTGAAGGAGCAGTGGTGCGACTGAGCAGATCCACACAGATCCTAGTCTTCAAACGCTTTTGCTCACTCTGATTTTCAGTCAGTTTTGACCAGTTTGTTACTGGCTTTAACCAACTAGAAACCAGCCCCCATATTCCCAAACACAGCTAGCAGCTGAAGGAGAGCCAGACTCCCAGCAGGACATCATAACGGTCAGCATTCAAGCCCTCCAGCACACTGAAGAGCCTCAGACCACTCAACACTGGCTTGGTGTGAGACTAGAAAACAGGATCAGAAATTCTAAAGAGGAAATTCCCCGAGGAAGAGGGATGTGAATGTGGACTCCTCCAAAACTCCTTCCTCAAACCTTTAGCCCAGTCGCTGAGCTCAGGAAACATCTGGCTGAACaaccctaaacacacacacttgtgcttTAATATCCCCCGCTTGACCCCCACAGGATGTGATGTCATGTGGTCTGTGTGTGCTGTATATGTTCACATGAGTAGCGCTGACATTGCTTCTCAATGACATGCTAGTTACATACTGAAATCTGCTAACTGTGCTACAGCATTCAGTGTTAAAGCCTTCCTGGTGGAAAACCAGGCTAAAGCCTGCTCAAAGTGGTCTCTTGAACATAATAGCAGGTTTGTAGTTGTTCCACGCTGATGTAGTTTCTTGGATGGTAGATCTTCAGCTTGTCACAACAGCTGTATTTTGGAAAATAGTAGCTGATTTGTTGCTGGTCTGCCAGCTCTTTCCAGCGTGACGCTCAGTCAGATCTGGGACCAGATTGAACCATAGTTTCTTCTCTGTCCTCTATTTCACAGGAGCCCAGTCTGCTGGATTTCAGTCCGAGGCAGGGTCCCGTCGCTGGAGGAACCAGACTCACCATCCGTGGTCAGTCCCTGGACGCTGGATCCACTGTTAACGTCAAGATCAACGGGACTCAGAACTGCACCATCTTCATGTGAGCGTGTGTTAGTGGCGGGTCATGTTTTACTGATATATCACGCATCTGCTGCTCATCACGTCTGTCGTATGCTTCTGCAGGCTGTCTGGAGACGTCATTGAGTGTGTGATGCCTCCAGCCGAAGCGGCCGTCGCTGAGAACGTGTCCTTGTGTGT encodes the following:
- the LOC113077501 gene encoding plexin-D1-like, which encodes MRDVGILINGSMPDLQGLEVKCEYDVGIVTVATVHLDYGTAQIQTCPLPPPHMYPTNPFGRDHVTVHVDISVNHVPVVSGRFIVYDCKQTGKIHFENACTSCLSAAWRCYWDPKLSECVSSKDNTTYALLENSSSCPRMVAYDVPPLPSGSTRVYSLELENIEHGTELDCVFSDGQLDRAQWQDGLSVTCSGVTLISTVWSKIFNLNLRRRGTNTYIDSPKPMRVEVYSCSAGDSDCSQCLGRQMQGHMCVWCENSCQQRDQCHSITTRCPDPHIHKVEPLSGPLTGGTLLTVQGRNLGHRTDQLNVSIGHVPCSLLPQHYTVSVRLVCETGVSWKRMSDRVSVSVDGKAVGVSKDIFSYVEPSLLDFSPRQGPVAGGTRLTIRGQSLDAGSTVNVKINGTQNCTIFMLSGDVIECVMPPAEAAVAENVSLCVVYDGRPCFSTSPRFTFTYEKNPTISHIRPSKSFLSGGRSISVTGYGFDLVQSVRMEVSGVGQTSCSCVSPTLIVCQSPAANQSQQATALFYLNEVLYRGEDTSPSGRGPDEDEQPHADAFHFEYVEDPQFYTANKEKLIKHHPGEPLILIINKGLSELDLTLQEYSVTIGSDLCDITFYNEQLFHCTINRSLSAGSGELPVTVRVGHFCKVIAVVQMGGGSELAIVVSIVVCCVLLLLCTVALVVYCTKSRRAERYWQKTLLQMDEMESQIRDEIRKGKTHTHTHTLTHTHSLSAVMEC